From Cellulomonas fimi ATCC 484, a single genomic window includes:
- the ligD gene encoding non-homologous end-joining DNA ligase, protein MSPSKTPAVELDVRGRTVRVSSPDKVYFPERGLTKLDVVQYFVSVGDGILGALLDRPTTLERWPKGVFEGAKLATRADSTGDAFYQKRVPQGAPDYVRTARIAFPSGRTADEVAPSELAVVAWAANLGTLTFHPWPVLGEDVDSPDQLRIDLDPQPGTDFDDAARVAPHVRELLAEHGMEGTPKTSGGRGIHVFVPIEPRWSFTDARRATIAFGRELERRMPEQVTMKWWKEERGQKIFVDYNQMARDRTIASAYSIRTNPRATVSAPLRWEEIGDVHPDDFDVTTMPARFAEVGDLFAPLVAHATPRYSIESLLELADRQERDEGHADLPYPPEYPKMPGEPKRVQPSRDRDRAR, encoded by the coding sequence ATGTCACCGTCGAAGACGCCGGCCGTCGAGCTCGACGTGCGCGGCCGCACCGTCCGTGTGAGCAGTCCCGACAAGGTGTACTTCCCCGAGCGCGGGCTGACCAAGCTCGACGTCGTCCAGTACTTCGTGTCCGTGGGCGACGGCATCCTCGGCGCGCTGCTCGACCGCCCGACGACGCTCGAGCGCTGGCCCAAGGGCGTGTTCGAGGGCGCCAAGCTCGCGACGCGCGCCGACTCGACGGGCGACGCATTCTACCAGAAGCGCGTGCCGCAGGGCGCGCCGGACTACGTCCGCACCGCCCGGATCGCGTTCCCGAGCGGGCGCACTGCGGACGAGGTCGCCCCGAGCGAGCTCGCCGTCGTCGCGTGGGCGGCGAACCTCGGCACCCTCACGTTCCACCCGTGGCCCGTGCTGGGCGAGGACGTCGACTCGCCCGACCAGCTGCGCATCGACCTCGACCCGCAGCCGGGCACCGACTTCGACGACGCCGCGCGCGTCGCCCCGCACGTGCGCGAGCTCCTCGCGGAGCACGGCATGGAGGGCACGCCGAAGACGTCCGGCGGCCGGGGCATCCACGTGTTCGTGCCGATCGAGCCGCGCTGGTCGTTCACCGACGCGCGCCGCGCGACGATCGCGTTCGGTCGTGAGCTCGAACGGCGCATGCCGGAGCAGGTCACGATGAAGTGGTGGAAGGAGGAGCGCGGGCAGAAGATCTTCGTCGACTACAACCAGATGGCCCGCGACCGCACCATCGCCTCGGCGTACTCGATCCGCACCAACCCCCGCGCGACGGTGTCGGCGCCGCTGCGGTGGGAGGAGATCGGGGACGTCCACCCCGACGACTTCGACGTGACGACGATGCCCGCGCGGTTCGCCGAGGTCGGCGACCTGTTCGCGCCGCTCGTCGCGCACGCGACGCCGCGGTACTCGATCGAGTCGCTGCTCGAGCTCGCCGACCGGCAGGAGCGCGACGAGGGCCACGCCGACCTGCCGTACCCGCCGGAGTACCCGAAGATGCCGGGCGAGCCGAAGCGCGTGCAGCCGAGCCGCGACCGT
- a CDS encoding ATP-binding protein, with amino-acid sequence MGDVRDLRSAASVRRQQQLVVDDEVVVRAERSAPRAARHWVMRAVAGAGVTGATNQVVELLTGELVSNAVVHGPDDGLIHVHVSVGPRLVRVGVSDDGPGRPTVSHPEPTAPSGRGMALVEALAASWGTVARGDGQPGKTVWFELDHTD; translated from the coding sequence GTGGGTGACGTCCGGGACCTCAGGAGTGCGGCCAGCGTGCGCCGCCAGCAGCAGCTGGTGGTCGACGACGAGGTGGTCGTGCGGGCCGAGCGGTCCGCGCCGCGCGCGGCGCGGCACTGGGTCATGCGTGCGGTCGCCGGCGCCGGGGTCACGGGTGCGACCAACCAGGTCGTCGAGCTGCTCACGGGCGAGCTCGTGTCCAACGCGGTCGTGCACGGGCCCGACGACGGGCTCATCCACGTGCACGTGAGCGTCGGGCCGCGGCTCGTGCGCGTGGGCGTGAGCGACGACGGACCTGGCCGCCCGACCGTGAGCCACCCCGAGCCGACCGCCCCCAGCGGTCGCGGCATGGCGCTCGTCGAGGCCCTCGCGGCGTCCTGGGGCACGGTCGCGCGCGGCGACGGGCAGCCCGGCAAGACCGTCTGGTTCGAGCTCGACCACACCGACTGA
- a CDS encoding helix-turn-helix transcriptional regulator, giving the protein MSTPFVARAAQVSELSDGLRRAAAGDPSAVLLAADAGVGKSRLLRHVAELAAEQGARVVLAHCVDLGEIGLPYLPFAEALVQLRDLDPEAVDAVVGQRPALRRLLPGTVPAGEPADDAASRLQLFDGVVEALAAVGTAEHPLLLVLEDLHWADASSRDVLRFVVSRLRDQHVLLVASYRTDDLHRRHPWRPVAAELVRHPRVLRMDLPPFTEGELREFATAVAGGPLPEQALRTVLDRSEGNAYFAEELVESGADGALPWSLADVLRSRLEVLDPQVQLLARVASAAGRRVTEPLLRAAVAAHGDPSLAAPGALDTALREAVAHHVLVGDGWHIAFRHALLAEAVYADLLPGEQAALHRAYLGALRSDTSLGTSSQLAWHALHAPDLPTALTASRDAARQAHEVFAPVEELRHLEVVLRLWSAVPDAADALGEDHVAVLDAAATAASRAGQLDRAVQLARAAVDECDDDPPRQAQERTCLARHLLGAERLQEAFEVARLAVEGLPDPTPARAWALATYARAALNADVDDEAERAATDAAAVARQVRAVDAEADAVTTLAVLVVEDPDHAAALLDEALGLARESGDLSTELRTMYNLASNRYYAGDVAHAARIGELAVERARSSGMLWSTFGIELVMLGHLFRFVQGDLTPGESYSDAPEWLGATARLMTLYAAVARGDADVVERGRAREAHWSRDGLVALIGGGCTVDALTWRGELDEAIELALRVIEHLGREWSDYFLGGIWLSALALAALADAAAQERLLGRDVAERVALGDRLLERARTTAERGRPRGGVLGPEGRAWLARAHAEHGRLVGGNDPEAWRAALREFGYGHRYELARTRWRLAESLLERGERDAARDEAATALAEADAMGAVPLATAVRGLARRGRLDLPGVRAAGADVLTAREVEVLGLVAQGLSNRQIGEKLFISGKTVSVHISNLLAKLGVSGRAEAVSVAHQRGLIGSDV; this is encoded by the coding sequence ATGAGCACCCCGTTCGTCGCCCGCGCGGCGCAGGTGTCCGAGCTGTCGGACGGCCTGCGCCGCGCGGCTGCGGGCGACCCCTCGGCCGTCCTGCTCGCGGCCGACGCGGGTGTGGGCAAGTCCCGGCTGCTGCGGCACGTCGCGGAGCTCGCCGCGGAGCAGGGTGCGCGCGTCGTGCTCGCGCACTGCGTCGACCTCGGCGAGATCGGCCTGCCGTACCTGCCGTTCGCCGAGGCGCTCGTGCAGCTGCGCGACCTCGACCCCGAGGCGGTCGACGCGGTCGTCGGGCAGCGGCCCGCGCTGCGCCGCCTGCTGCCGGGCACGGTCCCGGCGGGCGAGCCCGCGGACGACGCCGCGAGCCGGCTGCAGCTGTTCGACGGCGTCGTCGAGGCGCTGGCCGCGGTCGGCACGGCCGAGCACCCGCTGCTGCTGGTGCTGGAGGACCTGCACTGGGCGGACGCCTCCAGCCGCGACGTGCTGCGCTTCGTCGTCTCGCGGCTGCGCGACCAGCACGTGCTGCTCGTCGCCAGCTACCGCACGGACGACCTGCACCGGCGCCACCCGTGGCGGCCCGTCGCCGCCGAGCTGGTGCGGCACCCGCGGGTGCTGCGGATGGACCTGCCCCCGTTCACCGAGGGCGAGCTGCGCGAGTTCGCGACGGCGGTCGCAGGGGGACCGCTGCCCGAGCAGGCGCTGCGGACCGTCCTCGACCGCTCGGAGGGCAACGCCTACTTCGCGGAGGAGCTCGTCGAGTCCGGGGCCGACGGGGCCCTGCCGTGGTCGCTCGCCGACGTCCTGCGCAGCCGGCTGGAGGTGCTCGACCCGCAGGTGCAGCTGCTCGCGCGGGTCGCGTCCGCGGCCGGGCGCCGGGTGACGGAGCCGCTGCTGCGGGCGGCGGTCGCGGCGCACGGCGACCCGTCGCTGGCCGCGCCGGGCGCGCTCGACACCGCGCTGCGCGAGGCGGTCGCGCACCACGTGCTCGTCGGGGACGGCTGGCACATCGCGTTCCGGCACGCGCTGCTGGCCGAGGCCGTCTACGCGGACCTGCTGCCCGGCGAGCAGGCGGCGCTGCACCGCGCGTACCTGGGGGCGCTGCGCAGCGACACGTCGCTCGGCACGTCGTCGCAGCTCGCGTGGCACGCGCTGCACGCGCCCGACCTGCCGACCGCGCTCACGGCGTCGCGCGACGCGGCCCGGCAGGCGCACGAGGTGTTCGCGCCCGTCGAGGAGCTGCGGCACCTCGAGGTCGTGCTGCGCCTGTGGTCCGCGGTCCCGGACGCGGCCGACGCGCTCGGGGAGGACCACGTCGCGGTGCTCGACGCCGCGGCGACGGCCGCGAGCCGCGCGGGTCAGCTCGACCGGGCCGTGCAGCTCGCACGTGCCGCGGTCGACGAGTGCGACGACGACCCACCGCGGCAGGCGCAGGAGCGCACGTGCCTGGCGCGCCACCTGCTCGGCGCGGAGCGCCTGCAGGAGGCGTTCGAGGTGGCCCGCCTCGCGGTCGAGGGGCTGCCCGACCCGACGCCCGCTCGCGCCTGGGCGCTCGCGACCTACGCGCGCGCGGCGCTCAACGCGGACGTCGACGACGAGGCGGAGCGCGCCGCGACCGACGCCGCCGCCGTGGCCCGGCAGGTGCGGGCCGTCGACGCGGAGGCGGACGCCGTCACGACCCTGGCGGTGCTCGTCGTCGAGGACCCCGACCACGCCGCGGCGCTGCTCGACGAGGCGCTCGGGCTCGCACGCGAGTCGGGCGACCTGTCGACCGAGCTGCGGACCATGTACAACCTCGCGAGCAACCGCTACTACGCGGGCGACGTGGCGCACGCGGCCCGGATCGGCGAGCTGGCGGTCGAGCGCGCGCGCTCGTCGGGGATGCTGTGGAGCACGTTCGGCATCGAGCTCGTCATGCTCGGCCACCTCTTCCGCTTCGTCCAGGGCGACCTGACGCCCGGCGAGTCCTACTCCGACGCCCCGGAGTGGCTGGGGGCGACGGCGCGCCTCATGACGCTGTACGCGGCCGTGGCGCGCGGCGACGCGGACGTGGTCGAGCGGGGGCGGGCACGCGAGGCGCACTGGTCGCGCGACGGCCTCGTCGCGCTCATCGGCGGGGGCTGCACGGTCGACGCGCTGACGTGGCGCGGCGAGCTCGACGAGGCGATCGAGCTCGCGCTGCGGGTCATCGAGCACCTGGGCCGCGAGTGGAGCGACTACTTCCTCGGCGGCATCTGGCTGTCGGCGCTGGCGCTGGCCGCGCTCGCGGACGCCGCGGCGCAGGAGCGGCTGCTGGGCCGGGACGTCGCGGAGCGGGTCGCCCTCGGGGACCGGCTGCTGGAGCGCGCGCGCACGACGGCCGAGCGCGGGCGGCCCCGCGGCGGCGTGCTGGGCCCCGAGGGGCGTGCGTGGCTCGCCCGGGCGCACGCGGAGCACGGCCGGCTCGTCGGCGGGAACGACCCCGAGGCGTGGCGCGCTGCGCTGCGCGAGTTCGGTTACGGGCACCGCTACGAGCTGGCCCGCACCCGGTGGCGTCTCGCGGAGTCGCTGCTGGAGCGCGGCGAGCGGGACGCGGCCCGGGACGAGGCCGCGACCGCGCTGGCGGAGGCCGACGCCATGGGCGCGGTGCCGCTCGCGACGGCCGTGCGCGGGCTCGCCCGGCGCGGACGGCTGGACCTGCCCGGCGTGCGCGCGGCCGGGGCGGACGTGCTGACAGCACGCGAGGTCGAAGTGCTCGGGCTCGTCGCGCAAGGCCTGTCGAACCGGCAGATCGGCGAGAAGCTCTTCATCTCCGGCAAGACCGTCTCGGTGCACATCTCCAACCTGCTCGCGAAGCTCGGCGTGTCCGGGCGGGCCGAGGCGGTGTCCGTGGCGCACCAGCGCGGGCTCATCGGCTCGGACGTCTGA
- a CDS encoding VOC family protein — protein sequence MTLVQVAQRATDLDRAAAFYTDLLGHGPAARFDPPGLLFFDLGGVRLLLEQGAPSAVLYLAVDDVPATVERLRAAGVPVEGEPHVIFHHDDGTLGPAGTDEWQAFVRDPDGNLVGLVEHRAPATT from the coding sequence ATGACCCTCGTCCAGGTGGCCCAGCGCGCGACCGACCTCGACCGCGCCGCGGCGTTCTACACGGACCTGCTCGGGCACGGGCCGGCCGCCCGGTTCGACCCGCCGGGGCTGCTGTTCTTCGACCTCGGCGGCGTGCGACTGCTGCTCGAGCAGGGGGCGCCGTCGGCCGTGCTGTACCTCGCCGTCGACGACGTGCCCGCGACGGTCGAGCGGCTGCGGGCCGCGGGCGTGCCCGTCGAGGGGGAGCCGCACGTGATCTTCCACCACGACGACGGCACCCTCGGGCCGGCCGGGACCGACGAGTGGCAGGCGTTCGTGCGTGATCCCGACGGGAACCTCGTCGGCCTCGTCGAGCACCGCGCGCCCGCCACGACCTGA